gctccagAGGCCGGAGGACTCTCGGCTGAGGCGATGCCGGCCCTGCGCGCGAGCAGCTTCGTGctggagggcgaggaggaggtggcgtaCCCGCGGAGGAGGGCGCTGTACAGCGGCGGGTTCATCGACTACGGCGCTCTTACCGCGAGCAAGGCCGCCTGCTATGGCCCGTGCCCCGCCCGCGGGCAGCCCTACAGCAGCGGCTGCCAGGCCATATACCAGTGCCGCGGTTAAGCAGCGCTGCAGTCAGTCGATTTGTACGTTTCTTGCGTATGTTGAGGCGCGGTTATTTGATCTAGGTGTCAGCCTCTTATGTTCCTTTTCCATTTAATATTGTTGTGAAAAGAGTTCACTACTCAGTAAGAACAATTATTCATAGTTTGATTTAGATTAACTTTTTCCATAGCGATTTTAGAGTAACTTGATGATCTGGCACTTTCTCTTCTAATTTTTCTTTATGGGAACAGTGATTCCATTAACTGAGAGACGCGAGGGAAGTTCTCCATGCCCGAGGGCACTCCGTACCAAAGAAGCACGGAGTTAGAAGAGCACTTACAACCACATGCAGCCAGTACATGGGCCATGCTATTAC
This genomic interval from Panicum virgatum strain AP13 chromosome 8K, P.virgatum_v5, whole genome shotgun sequence contains the following:
- the LOC120644436 gene encoding uncharacterized protein LOC120644436 gives rise to the protein MPRRTRVLLVLAFAAALLLASGGAAPEAGGLSAEAMPALRASSFVLEGEEEVAYPRRRALYSGGFIDYGALTASKAACYGPCPARGQPYSSGCQAIYQCRG